CGTCTTGTCATGGATCGTGTTTTTGACGATCGGTTTGGTGCTTCCGGTGACGGTGTTGGAGCTAGGACATTGCAAAGGGTGTGAGACGTATCAGAACAAGAGCTTCGAGCTCAACATCGTGGTCTCGCAGGCGTGTCTGGCTGGTGTCTCTCTGCTCTGCGTTTCGCATAACTTGAGGAAGTATGGGATTAGAGAATTTTTATTTGTTGATCAACTCAGTGGTCGTATGGGACGGCTCAAGGATCAGTATATGCAGCAAATCTCGGTGATTTGATTCTTCTTCTACTTTTTTTTTTTCCTTCTGTGATGATTCTTGGTTGATTATGAAGGATCATTGGTTCTACATATCATATGACCTGCTTCTTCTTCTTGTATGTGCATGCATCAATTCTTGAATGTGTTTTCAATCTTGAAAACTGAAATTGACATTTAAATCTGTAGTGTGCTTTTCTAGGTGGAGGTTTTGGACGGAACACCGTCTTTGAATGTCTGAAACCGCAACATGTTAGTGCTAGTTTCGTCCCAAACCTTATCGGTATTTTTACATTAATTCTAGAATGTATTTTTTTAGATTAGGAAGAGGTTTTGAGCCGAAGTCTGTTTTTAATGTCCAAAACGATAATATAGTGAAGTTGCAGGTACTTGATCATCATATGTAATAGAATAAAAGATTATACGATGATGATGTAATTGTATTTATACTAGTAAGTGGAGACTACAAGTTAGTTCTACACACTTCATCTTCTACACACTTCATCTTCTACACACTTCCTTTTCTACACACTTCTTCATCCTTCTCCATTTTTCTCTAGATATTTCTTCTTCTTCTTGGGCTTCTTGGGTCTTGGGCTAATGAGGGAAAAACCCAACATGCAGTTATCATTATGCAAAATCAACTGAACAGAGCAACAAAAAAGAGTTATGAAATTTACTTCTGCATCAATCATAAAAGCAAAACCCAACATTGAACTAATCAGCTATCGAGCAGCAGCCTTGGGTCAATTTTCAGGCAAAAGTTAACATAAAAAGCACAGTGTAAGACCTTACCAACATGCTTCACAATTTGAGATCATAACACAAGTTTGAAAGAAAGCTTACAGTCAGAAATAGAAAGTACAACACTCACTGGTCCAAGACAAGAGTGTGCTTAGAGTAGATTGCTCACAGTTTCTGGTCCCTCTTTAATGATAAGATCCTCTAAATTCTTGGCTAATCTTATTGAGAAATCCTCTTTAATTTCGCCTGCACAAAATATTCCAAGGTTAAAATCAAAGATCACTCTGATATTATCCATAGCTGGAATTTAGAATCCTTCACACCTGGATGATGAAAACGGCAATAATGAGGGCAGTCTATGTGCAACACAAATGGTGCAGGTAAATCAAAGTTTTGATGCAGCACTTGGAGCCTGTAAGAAGAGAGGATCAATGTTGATGGATTTATTAGGAAAATATAAAGAATATCTGAGGAACTATATTCATTCTACCTGGACAAACTTATTGATATTAAAATGGAGCTATGGTACCTGAAAATCATAACACCACACTTATAAGCACTTTGAGATCTTATAAAAACAAACAACACAAAAAAATGACAAGAAACTAGATTTCTTTTTCGCGATAACACCACACTTCTCACGATTTCTTTCTCGCGATAAATTTCTTCTTCTCAGGCCTTCCAAGTGCGTTGTTGTAATACCAAACCAGATTGACCTGCATTATACATACATGATATTTATAAACAATTATTATAGGTAGACAGCTTAGAAAATAGGAGATATAGAAAATCATATAGTTTGGGAACCACAAACATGTGTATCATTGGCCTCATGATCCACTATTTGTAAAAAATGCTGTAGCCATTTTTTGGGCCATGGAAATATCTGAGATCCTCAACAAATCCTGTTTTTGCAGGAAAAGGATATCTTTTTTTTTTTGGTCAAACAACTCATTTTATAGATCTCTTACTCTCCAACTGAGGAGCAAATGTTCAAAGAAAGATACAACAAAGCCGCTGCTGTAATAGCAAGATGGAAGACATAGATAGCATAGATAATGACAAACCTAAAACTTAATACACTAAAGATGAAGAGTGGTCCTCTACACTCGACTTCGGTAATGCTAAGAAGAGGAAAGTCGAGTTGGGGATTATCGGCTACATTTAGTAGTCCTACACCCGAGATTGGAACAGCACATTGTGCTAGTATATCAATCCTGAAATCGGCTATAAACGCAGAGGTGACAATGCACCGAAATGCTGAGCCTTTGAATAGAACGAACATCGACGCATTTGTAGCTATCGACATCAAACTCCCTGCAACAATACCACTGAAAACAAGTGGAAATTTTGGAAAGAGCATAAACTCCTTAAAGGAGAAGTCAACCAGATTCTGTGGAATACATAACCTATTAAAAATTGTCAATCCAATCTGCCACAGAGGAACTGAAACAATCTTCTTTTTAAAAATATCTAGAGTGAAACTGGGAATGGAACTGCATACTGCAGTAAGGAGTAGCATAAAAGCTACAGATTTACCCCCATAGGTCTTATGAAAATACGAGGAAGCTATTGGTATGGGAGAATTCAAATATAGATGCATAACCTGGTCTAACGGGAGAGAAAGAGAGCTTGGGATGATATCAACAGAGCCAGCTGCTCTAAACTCTAAAGCCTGGGAAGCAATCTGCAGAACACACTCCTGAAAGGTGAGGAGAAAAGTGGAATAAAACAGATCCGGTGTCTGCGAGAGATGGTGGCTTGAGGAGGCGGTGAGAGATGGTGGGAAACGGCAGTATGAGTCAGCGGCGTGAGACGGTGTAGAACGTGTAAGATGGAGTGATACGACGGTCTGAGACGGAGATAGACTCGCAGTCCATGGCCAAAGATTGAAATGGTGATGATAGAAAGTCTGCATACTGCAGTAAGGAGTCGTATGACAACGACACTGATTCATTAAACCAAAATCTTTTGAGAGAGGAAGCTCTTTGAAGATTTGGTTGCTCAGATTCAGATCTGTAACTTTTAGATCTAGATCTGTTAAAGTAGAAAGCTCAACAACGATGGAAACGGAGGTAGCAAGTATTGTCAAAGTTGAAGGAGGGTCAGGTGGGTCTGGTGGTTCTGGAGAATCCGGCAAAGAGAGGCCGGTGACAACGGCAGCCATTGAAAGGACGGAGACGAGCTTTTTTCTTTTCTCTCTGGAGCGTTTTTTACTCCATCTAAGAAGCTATATCTTCATTATGAAAATAACTTGTAAAAATTCGCAGGAAAAGGATATCAAAATGATCAAATCGTATTTAATCACTATAATGCGCTGCGTCGTAATAGAGACAGGAAATAGCAGCAGACTGTAGAAAAAACACTATAAACGCTTCCACACTCATTAAAAATCAAAGACTCGGTAAGAAAAGATGCGTATGCATGCTTGCATCAAGACATCAAAGTCGTCCATGTATAAACTTATGCAAGTAAATGGCTTGTGAACTGAGACTTACACAGAATCAAGATCCTCTTCTCGATTTGGTTGAAGTTGTGTTGTTCATCGGCCGGAGATCGAAGATTTATAGTCGAACCTTTCGTCAGTTACGCTGGGAGAGGATGTGTCCGATTGAGTGCTTGAGAGTGGGGTAAATGGGGTACTGAAGTAAAAGCTCGGAACGAAGGACTTATTAATGCAAAACTGGAAACGTTACGTTGAGCTGGTGGGAGGAGTCCGGAGGTTCCAGCAAACGTTTTTCAGAAATTCAGACGGTGCCCTAAATTTGAATGGGGCAGTAATGAATATACAAAACAACTGGCCCAGCACAGAATAATGAAAACGAATGACCCAATCAAGAAAGGCAATCAAACTTTATTATTATAGATAAATACCTCAGCAGATCTTGAGATAAAAGATTAGGGTTTTCCTCTACTTACTTTTTGTTACCCTAAAGGAAACAAGAGAATGGGTATGATTAGTGACTTACCTGACCACATGCTCCCTGAGATACTCTCATGGCTTCCAGCAAGAGAAGTGGTGGCGACGATGCTTTTGTCCAGACGATGGAAGTTTCTTTGGAAGCAAGTGTCAAAATTTGATTATAATTTTAGCCAAAACGATGGCAAAGACTTTTCATTCTTCTTTGCCTTTGCCATGAATGAAAAGTCTTACCCCACCCAAGATCTGATCAGGAAGTGGAACTCCACTCTTGGTTAACTACTTTAACTCTTCCTTTGCCTGCTGATGTTGTTGATGTGGTTGAATGGAAAACTGCTGATTATCCTTTGAATGTGTTTAATGCGCAGGCGACTTGGGAGGTCTTGCGACCAAAACAAGAGTTACAAGTGTGGCACGACGTTGTGTGGTTCAAAGGAGCTCTCCCGAAGCACGCGTTCACTATGTGGGTGGCCAACTACGACAGACTATCTACTCGAGCGAGACTGGCCGCATGGGGTCTCCCCATTCCTGTTAGCTGCCCCCTTTGCAACACAGCGCCTGAAACAAGAGACCATCTCTTCCTCTCTTGCCAGTACAGCAACGACGTATGGTCCCAAGTCTTCACCAGATGTGGTCCTCCTCATCAGAGTTTCGCAAACTGGTCGGAGCTACCCTCATGGATTCGAGCTCCACACTCCCGGAGGATGCTGCTGCTGCGGAAGTTGGTTTCTCAAGCGGTCGTATTCCACCTATGGAAGCAAAGAAATAATTTGATCCATAACAATGTTTCCTTGCCTGCAACTGCAGTCTTCAGAGGGATTGATAGGGAGATGAGGAACCTGATTTCTGCTAAAAGGTCTAATAAGCTATTTACTGCACTTATGGTGATTTGGTTACGTTAGGTGCTCTTATCTGGCCATTGTTTTGGTTGTTATTGATCCATCTTGTTTTTTTTTTCTTTTTGCCAAGATGTTTCAAACTCTAGATCTTGTTCTTGCAAATCTCTTTTCATTTATACGATATTTACAACAAAAAAAATAAAAAACAAAAAAATAAGAAGACAGACTTTTCATTCTTTGTCAACAGGTTTTTGCAGTTACATGAGGGTCAGGTTTTTACAAGTTTAAAGTTATCGGTCAGTCCATATTGCAACACGAGAAATGTCGGAGCCTGGATTGACTTTGGCAGTTTCCCGGAAGGTGCGTGGCCTTGAAATCGACCTTACCGCCGCCCGTAACCCGATGATCACTACTCTTTCAAAGAGTCTGTACACTTGTGGGACACTAACTTGTTTGAAGGTAAAGGCCCTTGTACTCGACGACATACCTGAAGAATATCCAATTTGTCTCGCATCGCTCCGTTACTTGTACCTCTCCGTCTCAAGTCAAGTGTCTGCCCACATGTTTATCGGTAAGCTTACGGCTGGTGCTCCTCTTCTAAAGAAGTCAATTGTACGCGGTGACAATGTCTACAATAATCAGTTTCTTGATTATATGGCAAGAAAAAAACTCATTGAAGAGCTTTACACTGTGCTCATCAGAGGTAAAAAATATTACGCAATATGTGTTTAACTAATTAAGTACTTAGAATATATGGATACTCACATGGTAACTCAAAAATGTAGTGGGATCCCGTCACCATTGGCCCTTACTTTGGTAAGCTTGAGCATTTTTGTATGTGCACATGTTCTCCCTTGTGGTGGGATTCGCTTATCGCATTTCTTCAATATTCTCCTAAACTACGCTATCTCCAGCTAACCAAGGTGCGATTTTTGAAATTCTGATAAATAAAACTAGAGATTTATTATATGATGTTAACATCTTTTTAACTTTGGTATTCTCATCAGTCTTGCAACTTGCGACGTTGTTTCCTTTGGGCGGAGCCAATTACTACTAGTCTACCCAAGTGCTTGTCATCCACACTTCAAACCTTGGAATGGAGAGATTATACGGATACTCAATTCGACAAAGATGTTATCTCTTTTCTCCTCAAGAACGTTACGTGTTTAACAAAGGTGAAGGTCGTCCCCGTATTCACCACCGCTGGTCATATTGAGAAGCTTCGAATCCGCACCTACCTCTCAAACTTGTCTAGAGGTTCGACTGCGTGTCAGCTTATCTTCCCCTAAACGATAGTATCAAGCTCTTAAGATTTGTTATACTCATATATTTTTTTGTTTGCGTTTACTTTTCTAGTGTTTTGGTCCCTTGCACGAACCTTGCAATTAATAAAAATAAAACATAACGAAACGATGTTGTTGCATTCACTCATTTGAAACTGGATCCCCACATGATTGTTGTATCATAGAAGCAACGGTGACCAAGCAAACTTTAGCTTTTGCCTTGTCAGAATCCAACACTTTCTTTGAAGCGATGATGAAAATTTTATATTTGATGTAATGCTTGCCACAAACGAGAATATAGACATCAGCTCCACCTATCAGCTAAGTTCGGATCTCATAATCCTCACCAGTACAGTTAGAATTGTCACATGATCAATGATCTCGTTCTACATCACGAGTAGGCTAATTGTGTATTTAAACAGTTTGAGCGTCATCTGTATTGCCAAGGATCAAGTTCGTCACAAGAAAATCAACCATATTGATGTGAGATATCACTTATTGAAAGATGAGAAGAGAATTAAAGTGAAGAAAGTGGAAACTGCATATAATATTGCTGACATGTTTACTAACTCCTTTCCTCGCAGTAAGTTTAAGAATTGCTTTCACTTATTGAACATCTTTACATGTTTTGTTTAATCTGGTCCGAATATGCATCTTATCTGAAGCAAAGAGAAAATATGGTATATCTGCCTATGGGAATTGAAGCGTACAAGCATTAATAAACCATTAGTCAAACCACTGGACTAAGGGTGTGACTGGGTTTCCCGCTACCACCCGCAAACGCAGCTTTTGCGGTTGGTAGCGGCTGTTGGCGTTTGGCAACAATCGCTCAAACCGCTCCAAACCGCTCTAAACCTCATAAATTCAAAAGCTGGTTCCAGCTAGCGTTTGCGGTTGCAGGCGGTTGCGGGATGATCATTTTTTTTCTTTTTTTTAAAACAATATAAATACAAAAATAAAAATATTCAATAAAAATTTTAAATTGAAATTATAAAAATACTAAAATATATTTATTATACTTTACTTAATATTATAAAATTTTAAAATAAAAATATTTTTTATAATTTTTGAATAATTTAAAACTATAACTTTCTAAATATAATTTTTATATTTATTATAACATTATGATTTTTAATATTTTTATAATTATATAAAATGTAAATATTGTTAATTTATTATTTAACCGATGCTGCATTAGGTAGTTAATCAGTCATAAGTATCCCGCAAACGCACAAATTTCTAACCGCAGAACCAGACGTACAAATCTCTTAAAAACCGCTAGAAACCGCAACCATCTGCATCCGCAAACTCCCGCAACCGCAACCGCAATCGCTGCGTTTGAACTAGTCATGCCCAAACGAAACTTTCATATCCAGCTATTACGTTAGCAGTGAAAAAGTGAATCTATTATTAAATTTATATAATTCCCTATAAATAATATGAGCAATAGTCATTAAAATACAGTTTAAGGTATAACTACTTCAAATATAGGCATTAACAATTATTGGAAAGAGTTTTATAATGCACAATCCAAGCGTATCAAGGATGAAAGATCTAGTAGTTGTAATAAGAAATCTGTTAGATATGAACGATGTAGACAAAGAAGTAATTCATATTCTTCATCCAATATCTCTATAAAAGGAGTTATGAAGTCGATACAAGGCAGTCTCACTGAAATTCCATTAATTCCATCTAATAGGTGACCTTGAGAAAAAGAAAGCAACCTGATAAATAATGGTAAAGGAGGAAGTTGAGGTAGACGTGGAGATCAAATCTCCGGCTAATAAGTTCCACATGTTCGTCGGAAGATTACAACATGTGCCCAAAGCCACTCGCTACATTCAGGGATATGATTTGCTCGAAGGGGACTGGGGCATGGTTGGAAGCATAGTCTTGTGGAAACTAATTTCTGGTATTGGCATCACTATAACCTCTTTTAATTCTATTTATCAGTTCGTTTTCGTTCTACTCTTCTTTGATTTGAATGCGAAGATCTTTTTCTTGAAAATGGTGGTGAGATATCATACGAGGACTTGGATATAGCTGGAATATAAGATTTTAAGAGATTTTTTGCTTTGCTTGTTTCTTTGATTTCAATCCCAAGAAAACATGTTTTGGTGTAGATGGAGAGACAAGAGTGTCGAAAGATAGGATCGAGGCGATGGATTTTGAGAAGAAAGTGATTCAGTGGAGAGTTTTAGAGGGACCTCTTAAGACAGAATACAACAGCCTCTTGAAAACGATGAAGGTGAGCCCTAACCATGGAGGACCAGGAAGTACGGTGAAGTGGAACGTGAAGTACGAGAGGATTGATGAGAACGTCGCTCACCCTGAGAGACTGCTCCAGTTCTTGGTCGAAGTGACTAAACAGGTCGACGGATACCTCTTATCTGAGGAATAAAGGGTCTTCGGCTGGCAAATTGGCAATATGCCAATATCTAAATAATTAATGCTTTCTTGTGAACTTAAGAATTAGAATCTGTAATTTCTTGTTTTTATTACTCAAACATAAGGTGCATTTATATATGAGAATTACAAAGAGATAAAAGGAAAGACATAAATATGGAAAGTGTACAAATATAAGGAAAATGAAATAGAGTTTCATCACGGTCGGTTTCTTGCACTCGACCATCCCACAATCTGATCGGACATGTTGGATCATCGACCTTAACCAGACGACCTCGCGGCTGGCCTCATGAATGGCCAATATTTCCGAGTGATTAGACGAAGTGGCCGCGATCGTCTGTTTCATGGAACACCATGATATGGTCGTACCTCCATGTGTAAAGACCCCTATTCGGGAACGCGCTAGGCGCTAGTCAGGCGGTCGGGTTGGGCCTAGCGCCTAAAGAAAAAATCGGGGATTAATCGGAAATTATGCGGGGCGGATTTGTTAGATGGTTTACTATGTTATAAAACATGTTAATCTTTAATTGTGTATAACATTAATACATTTTCATGTTTAAGATTGTATAAAACACACAAATAGAATATATAAACTTAATATAGTGTAATTTTCATCAAAATTATGAATATAAATGATATTTATAAAATTTTAGATCAAATAAATAAATAAAAATATTATTAAAAATAAAAAAAATAAAAAAAATAAAAAAAATANNNNNNNNNNNNNNNNNNNNNNNNNNNNNNNNTAGGCGGCTAGGCGGTCATTTAGGCGGCTAGGCGGTCATTTAGGCGGTCTAGGCGGAAAAAAATCGGATATCCGATTTTTTAAACCGATTTGGCATAAATCGGGGCAGAAAAGTGACGCGTAACGCCTAGGCGGCCGAGTTTTAGAACAGGGGTAAAGACATATTCTGTCTGTGATCGAGCATTGTGTGGATCTGATAGATAGCCTGCATCAGCAAAGCCAACTAAACCATCTTTGTTATGGTTAGTATAGAATAGACCCAAGTCTTTCGTTCCTTGCAGGTAACGAATAACGTGTTTAATCCTGTTCCAGTGCCTTTGGGTCGGACAAGAGCTAAACCTAGATAGTAGGTTCACGGCAAAACTTATATCAGGCCGTGTGTGAGTTGCCAAGTACATTAAAGCTCCTATGGCACCGAGATATGGCACTTCGGGACCAAGGACATCTTCATCGTCCATCTTGGGACGGAAGGGATCAGTGTCCAGGCCGAGGGACCTCACGACCATGGGACTGGATAGAGGATGACAATCGGCCATATTAAACCTCTTGAGTACCTTTTATGTATATGTCATCTGATGCACAAGGATTCCATCATTTATGTACTCAAGTTTTAATCCCAAACAGAATTTCGTTTTTCCTAGATCTTTCATCTTTCATCTCAAATTCTTTCTTAAGGTATTCAA
The DNA window shown above is from Brassica oleracea var. oleracea cultivar TO1000 chromosome C3, BOL, whole genome shotgun sequence and carries:
- the LOC106332534 gene encoding uncharacterized protein LOC106332534 yields the protein MSILNEIVSVAVGFYKRIQALMSTSDQSPPVATETPLLDQEQPPPDEEDDDLGQTLQRLEMFLTLLGFNQSSTRSLVLSWIVFLTIGLVLPVTVLELGHCKGCETYQNKSFELNIVVSQACLAGVSLLCVSHNLRKYGIREFLFVDQLSGRMGRLKDQYMQQISVEVLDGTPSLNV
- the LOC106330416 gene encoding LOW QUALITY PROTEIN: putative F-box/FBD/LRR-repeat protein At4g26350 (The sequence of the model RefSeq protein was modified relative to this genomic sequence to represent the inferred CDS: deleted 2 bases in 2 codons), with protein sequence MGMISDLPDHMLPEILSWLPAREVVATMLLSRRWKFLWKQVSKFDYNFSQNDGKDFSDFSFFVNRFLQLHEGQVFTSLKLSVSPYCNTRNVGAWIDLAVSRKVRGLEIDLTAARNPMITTLSKSLYTCGTLTCLKVKALVLDDIPEEYPICLASLRYLYLSVSSQVSAHMFIGKLTAGAPLLKKSIVRGDNVYNNQFLDYMAEKNSLKSFTLCSSEWDPVTIGPYFGKLEHFCMCTCSPLWWDSLIAFLQYSPKLRYLQLTKSCNLRRCFLWAEPITTSLPKCLSSTLQTLEWRDYTDTQFDKDVISFLLKNVTCLTKVKVVPVFTTAGHIEKLRIRTYLSNLSRGSTACQLIFP
- the LOC106333437 gene encoding MLP-like protein 165, with protein sequence MVKEEVEVDVEIKSPANKFHMFVGRLQHVPKATRYIQGYDLLEGDWGMVGSIVLWKLISDGETRVSKDRIEAMDFEKKVIQWRVLEGPLKTEYNSLLKTMKVSPNHGGPGSTVKWNVKYERIDENVAHPERLLQFLVEVTKQVDGYLLSEE